A genomic segment from Neobacillus sp. YX16 encodes:
- a CDS encoding amino acid permease: MENNQHELKKGLLPRHVQFIALAGMIGTGIFKGSSDTLSIAGPSVIFTYLIGGLLLFIVMAALGEMAIAFPNHNVQLLLYRAFGFKLSFLTGWLYWINWIIVIIVELLAAGSFLQFWYPSMPLWFLSLICAAVIIAINLFPVKYYGELEFWFAGIKIIALVAFIILGAFIIFGILPSNIEEPLANYTAHGGFFPHGVSGMLSAFLVVMFSYGGAELIGVAVTETKDAERVMPSIIKGAVWRVIIFYIFPILIICGIMPWNQVTGQDSPFVQVFNITGLPGAAHVMNFILLTAVLSAANSGIYATSRTLFSMAKSGVAPKGLMKTSRNGIPIIGLMITTICLLVGVFLAYVSPSNIISYLMTIPGFTIMMVWIGICSAHLKLRPQYKVKPSFQVKWFPFTTVIAILALSLIFIGFILNPNNLIGSTVSLLIVGMLVVLSFMAKKK, encoded by the coding sequence ATGGAAAATAATCAGCATGAACTAAAAAAAGGATTACTGCCAAGGCATGTACAGTTTATTGCATTAGCTGGCATGATTGGCACAGGAATTTTTAAAGGTAGTTCAGATACGTTAAGTATTGCGGGACCTAGTGTTATCTTCACATATCTAATCGGCGGACTATTATTGTTCATTGTAATGGCTGCTTTAGGCGAGATGGCCATCGCTTTTCCTAATCACAATGTACAATTGCTTCTTTACAGAGCATTTGGATTTAAGCTTTCTTTTTTAACTGGTTGGCTTTATTGGATAAACTGGATCATTGTTATTATCGTTGAATTATTGGCAGCGGGAAGTTTTCTGCAATTTTGGTATCCTTCTATGCCACTTTGGTTTCTTAGTTTGATATGTGCAGCGGTTATTATTGCCATCAATTTATTCCCTGTAAAATATTATGGAGAACTCGAGTTTTGGTTTGCAGGAATTAAAATAATCGCATTAGTTGCTTTTATCATATTAGGTGCTTTCATTATTTTTGGTATTTTGCCAAGCAATATTGAGGAACCTCTAGCAAACTATACCGCGCATGGCGGGTTTTTCCCCCATGGAGTGAGCGGAATGCTTAGTGCCTTTTTAGTTGTTATGTTTTCTTATGGCGGGGCTGAGTTAATCGGGGTTGCCGTAACAGAGACTAAAGACGCAGAGCGAGTCATGCCAAGTATCATTAAAGGTGCAGTTTGGAGGGTAATAATTTTTTATATCTTCCCTATTTTAATTATTTGCGGTATTATGCCTTGGAATCAAGTTACTGGTCAAGACAGTCCATTCGTGCAGGTGTTTAACATTACTGGACTGCCAGGTGCAGCCCATGTAATGAATTTCATTCTATTAACTGCCGTACTTTCGGCTGCGAATTCGGGCATATATGCAACATCGAGAACACTATTTTCAATGGCAAAAAGCGGAGTAGCCCCTAAAGGATTGATGAAAACCTCTAGAAATGGAATACCCATCATTGGACTCATGATCACAACAATTTGTCTTTTAGTTGGTGTTTTCCTCGCTTACGTTAGTCCAAGCAATATCATCAGTTACCTTATGACCATCCCTGGTTTCACGATTATGATGGTTTGGATAGGGATTTGTTCAGCCCATTTAAAGCTGAGACCGCAGTATAAGGTTAAGCCTTCTTTTCAGGTTAAATGGTTTCCATTTACAACAGTCATCGCTATCTTAGCGTTAAGTCTAATCTTTATTGGGTTTATTTTAAATCCAAACAATTTAATTGGCTCAACCGTTTCCCTATTAATAGTTGGAATGCTAGTAGTCCTATCATTTATGGCTAAGAAAAAGTGA
- the pepV gene encoding dipeptidase PepV produces the protein MSKINWMAEVEKRKDDLLKDTQNLLHIKSLLDEENTFPDAPLGKGVKEALDFMLSLGEKDGFIPKNVGNLAGHLEFGEGEELLGILCHVDVVPEGDGWTSDPFAAEIREGKIFARGAVDDKGPTMAAYYAMKIVKELGLPVNKRIRMIVGTDEESDWRCVDHYFENEEMPTLGFAPDADFPIINAEKGIADIDIVQKLPVEEEGKGNIEVLSFTSGKRYNMVPDHATVTLNIIGNQMDVVQRFTDFMKKHELEHQSHVENGELILEVKGVSAHGMEPKKGINAGLFLGEFLSKLDLNPSASDYFKFVSRYFFNDSRGVSLGVAYSDEVSGELTINPGKLSYSRQSGGSVGLTCRYSVTNKFDETKKKLDELLEVNGFAINKFKDTKPHYVDENEFLIQTLKKVYEEQTGEKSYLIAIGGGTYARSLKSGVAFGPLFPGRPDIAHQKDEYIEIDDLLKATAIYAQAIYELAQ, from the coding sequence TTGTCGAAGATTAATTGGATGGCTGAAGTAGAAAAAAGAAAAGATGACTTGTTAAAAGACACCCAGAATTTATTACATATAAAGAGTCTATTAGATGAAGAAAATACTTTTCCAGATGCTCCTCTTGGAAAAGGTGTAAAAGAAGCATTAGATTTTATGCTCTCTCTTGGTGAAAAGGATGGGTTTATTCCGAAGAATGTTGGAAACTTAGCGGGCCATCTAGAATTTGGAGAAGGGGAGGAATTACTAGGTATCTTATGTCATGTTGATGTAGTCCCAGAAGGTGATGGCTGGACGAGTGACCCTTTTGCTGCTGAAATTCGTGAAGGTAAAATATTTGCTCGTGGTGCCGTTGATGATAAGGGGCCAACAATGGCTGCCTATTACGCAATGAAAATAGTCAAGGAACTCGGACTGCCTGTAAATAAGCGTATCAGAATGATTGTCGGAACCGATGAAGAAAGCGACTGGAGATGTGTAGATCACTATTTTGAGAATGAAGAAATGCCTACTCTAGGTTTTGCACCTGATGCTGACTTTCCAATTATAAATGCTGAAAAAGGGATTGCCGATATTGATATCGTTCAGAAACTGCCTGTTGAGGAAGAGGGAAAAGGTAATATTGAAGTTCTAAGCTTTACCTCCGGAAAACGGTATAACATGGTTCCTGACCATGCCACGGTGACACTAAACATCATTGGAAATCAAATGGATGTTGTACAGAGATTCACAGATTTCATGAAGAAACATGAATTGGAACACCAATCACATGTAGAAAACGGAGAGTTAATTCTAGAGGTTAAGGGGGTATCTGCACATGGAATGGAGCCTAAGAAGGGAATTAATGCGGGGTTATTTTTAGGAGAGTTTCTTTCAAAACTAGATTTAAATCCATCAGCTTCAGATTATTTCAAATTCGTTTCCCGCTATTTCTTTAATGATTCCAGAGGGGTGAGCCTTGGTGTCGCATACTCTGATGAAGTTTCAGGTGAATTAACAATCAATCCTGGGAAACTTTCATATTCTCGTCAATCAGGTGGCAGTGTAGGGTTGACCTGCAGATACTCAGTTACAAATAAATTCGATGAAACGAAGAAAAAGCTGGATGAACTTTTAGAGGTAAACGGCTTTGCGATTAATAAGTTCAAAGATACAAAGCCGCATTATGTAGATGAAAATGAATTCTTAATTCAAACCTTGAAAAAGGTATATGAAGAACAGACGGGAGAAAAGTCATATTTAATAGCGATTGGCGGCGGTACGTACGCACGTTCATTAAAATCAGGCGTGGCATTCGGCCCCTTATTTCCAGGAAGACCAGACATTGCCCACCAAAAAGATGAATATATTGAAATCGATGATCTATTAAAAGCCACCGCTATATATGCACAAGCAATATATGAATTGGCTCAGTAA
- the speD gene encoding adenosylmethionine decarboxylase, which translates to MKLTPKETIELHGFNNLTKSLSFNMYDICYTRSREEREAYLKYIDEQYSAERLQKILTHVSDIIGAHVLNVASQDFEPAGASVTLLVSEGPVENAPSEHFEESPGPLPESVVMQLDKSHITVHTYPEYHPDEGISTFRADVDVSTCGEISPLKALHYLIRSFETDVMTIDYRVRGFTRDKDGYKLFIDHEISSIQNYIPEDVGELFDMIDVNVYQENIFHTKCKLREFDLNNYLFGYKKESLHPEELIEITERIKLEMDEIFYGKNIVQ; encoded by the coding sequence TTGAAACTGACACCAAAGGAAACCATCGAATTACATGGTTTTAATAATTTGACCAAATCGTTAAGCTTTAATATGTACGATATTTGTTACACCCGGTCAAGGGAAGAGCGTGAGGCGTATTTAAAATATATTGATGAGCAATACAGCGCCGAAAGATTACAAAAGATATTAACTCATGTATCGGACATTATTGGGGCACATGTGTTAAATGTAGCGAGTCAAGATTTTGAACCTGCAGGTGCAAGTGTTACGCTACTTGTCTCAGAGGGCCCTGTTGAAAATGCCCCTTCAGAACATTTTGAGGAGTCACCAGGACCGCTGCCAGAATCGGTCGTCATGCAGCTAGATAAGAGTCATATTACGGTTCATACATACCCTGAATATCACCCGGATGAAGGAATTAGTACGTTCAGGGCAGACGTTGATGTATCAACCTGCGGAGAAATTTCACCACTAAAAGCTCTGCATTATCTTATTCGTTCGTTTGAAACAGACGTCATGACGATTGATTACCGTGTCCGTGGTTTTACAAGAGATAAGGATGGATATAAATTATTTATCGATCATGAGATTAGCTCAATTCAAAATTATATTCCCGAGGACGTTGGCGAATTATTCGATATGATTGACGTAAATGTGTATCAAGAAAATATCTTTCATACAAAATGTAAGCTTCGGGAATTTGATTTAAACAACTATTTATTTGGCTATAAAAAAGAATCCTTACATCCAGAAGAACTAATTGAAATTACCGAGAGAATAAAGCTGGAAATGGACGAAATTTTTTATGGCAAAAATATTGTGCAATAA
- a CDS encoding AAA family ATPase: MFLKKVSLLKEKIPTINHYPFSIPSIASLSEIRLNSNVTFFVGENGSGKSTLLEAIADKCGFNTAGGGRNNNYDVYESDSELTEYLRLSWMPKVTNGFFLRAESFYHFATHIDEVDENGFKDYGGKSLLQQSHGESFLSLFLNRFSGEAIYLLDEPEAALSPARQLTLLRIIHDLETQGDAQFIIATHSPILLGYPEADIYSFDHGQISKISYEDTDHYTITKYFLENRKRFLHELFKEDE, encoded by the coding sequence ATGTTTTTAAAAAAAGTTTCTTTATTAAAAGAAAAAATTCCAACCATTAACCACTATCCCTTTTCTATTCCATCAATTGCAAGCCTCAGTGAAATCAGGTTAAATAGTAATGTTACCTTTTTTGTAGGCGAAAATGGATCTGGTAAATCTACTTTATTAGAAGCAATAGCGGACAAATGCGGCTTTAACACAGCGGGCGGCGGTAGAAATAATAATTATGATGTTTATGAATCTGATTCAGAACTGACTGAATACCTTAGACTCTCCTGGATGCCAAAAGTAACGAATGGTTTCTTTTTACGTGCAGAATCTTTTTATCATTTTGCTACCCATATTGATGAAGTGGATGAGAATGGATTTAAGGATTATGGTGGAAAATCGTTGCTGCAACAATCGCATGGAGAATCCTTTTTGTCACTATTTTTAAATCGATTTAGCGGGGAAGCTATTTACCTGTTAGACGAACCAGAGGCTGCATTATCTCCTGCAAGGCAATTAACCCTCTTGAGAATCATCCATGACCTTGAAACACAAGGAGATGCCCAGTTCATCATCGCCACTCATTCTCCAATTCTATTAGGGTATCCAGAAGCAGACATCTATAGCTTCGACCACGGTCAAATTTCAAAAATCAGCTATGAAGATACGGACCATTATACGATTACAAAATATTTTTTGGAAAATAGAAAAAGATTTCTCCATGAGCTTTTTAAAGAGGATGAATAA
- the thpR gene encoding RNA 2',3'-cyclic phosphodiesterase, with product MQQTHFFFAVKIPEEIKLLIKEKCDKLKQILPFSTWVHHEDLHITLAFLGNAPSEKLSNAIDNVNLALIGSNGFHLEMNKLGIFGKEDAPRIFWLDTKESTALEAVRNKVFTACTEAGFQLETRQFKPHITLARKWKGDQRFHKELLEVWMDLQSEPLLFNINEVVLYQTHLDKTPKYEPKSIYLLE from the coding sequence ATGCAGCAAACACATTTTTTCTTTGCCGTAAAAATTCCAGAAGAAATAAAATTACTCATAAAAGAAAAATGCGATAAGTTAAAACAAATCCTCCCTTTCAGCACCTGGGTTCATCATGAAGATTTGCATATTACATTAGCTTTTCTAGGCAATGCACCTTCTGAAAAACTGTCCAATGCAATCGATAATGTTAACTTAGCATTAATAGGGAGTAACGGATTTCATTTAGAAATGAACAAGCTGGGAATCTTCGGAAAAGAAGATGCACCTCGTATTTTTTGGCTGGACACAAAAGAAAGTACTGCGCTTGAGGCCGTGAGGAATAAAGTGTTTACGGCCTGTACAGAAGCAGGTTTTCAACTTGAAACTAGACAATTTAAACCTCATATTACCCTTGCCCGAAAGTGGAAGGGAGATCAACGCTTTCATAAAGAACTCTTAGAAGTGTGGATGGATCTTCAGTCAGAACCACTCCTGTTTAATATAAACGAGGTAGTTTTATACCAAACACATCTTGATAAAACACCAAAATACGAGCCAAAATCAATATACCTATTAGAATAG
- a CDS encoding DeoR family transcriptional regulator, protein MKPSTNRMLNRIKCIYMFIRNKGTVTTQELVEEFGITPRTIQRDLNVLAYNDLVISPSRGKWTTTQKKVKMSS, encoded by the coding sequence TTGAAACCTTCGACTAACCGGATGTTAAACCGCATCAAATGCATCTACATGTTTATTCGTAATAAAGGCACAGTCACGACGCAAGAACTTGTAGAGGAATTTGGTATCACTCCTCGCACCATACAACGAGATTTAAATGTCTTAGCCTATAATGACTTGGTAATAAGCCCAAGCCGCGGAAAATGGACGACAACACAAAAGAAAGTAAAGATGTCTTCGTAA
- the dat gene encoding D-amino-acid transaminase → MEFALLNGEIIDRSEAKVDVEDRGYQFGDGVYEVIRIYNGKMFTIDEHLERFVKSAESIGITIPFTSLQLSEMLEELLIKNNLETGNIYMQVTRGIAPRNHVFPTGNVVPTLVAYTIKGVRPLESLKSGVKAILTEDIRWLRCDIKSLNLLGNLLAKQKASEQGCFEAIQHRGDDVTEGSSSNIFIVKNGMVITHESNNLILKGITKDVILELCIKNNIQVQERTFSLAELEEAEEVFLSSTTSEVMPVIEIEGKKIRAGVPGPITQKLQGLFEKEIEKQCGLLVNKVY, encoded by the coding sequence ATGGAATTTGCTTTACTTAATGGGGAAATAATTGATCGTTCAGAAGCCAAGGTTGATGTAGAAGACCGTGGATATCAGTTTGGTGATGGTGTGTACGAAGTAATTCGTATCTATAACGGAAAAATGTTTACAATAGATGAACATTTAGAGAGATTTGTGAAAAGTGCTGAGAGCATAGGAATTACTATCCCATTTACGAGTCTCCAATTATCAGAAATGTTAGAGGAACTCCTTATTAAAAACAATCTTGAAACAGGAAATATCTATATGCAAGTAACGAGGGGGATTGCTCCTCGAAATCATGTATTTCCAACTGGAAATGTAGTACCAACACTTGTTGCTTATACCATAAAGGGAGTAAGACCGCTGGAAAGTCTGAAATCTGGCGTAAAGGCAATTTTGACAGAGGATATTCGCTGGCTTCGCTGTGATATAAAGAGCTTAAATTTACTTGGGAATCTATTAGCAAAACAAAAAGCCAGTGAGCAGGGCTGTTTCGAAGCCATTCAGCATCGCGGGGATGATGTCACAGAAGGCAGCTCATCAAATATCTTTATCGTGAAAAATGGGATGGTGATAACCCATGAATCAAACAACTTAATATTAAAAGGAATAACAAAAGATGTTATTTTGGAACTCTGTATAAAGAATAATATCCAAGTGCAGGAACGGACATTTTCTTTGGCTGAACTGGAAGAAGCAGAAGAAGTATTCTTATCTAGTACAACATCTGAAGTTATGCCGGTAATTGAAATTGAAGGAAAGAAGATTAGAGCAGGTGTCCCGGGACCAATCACTCAAAAGTTACAAGGATTATTTGAAAAAGAAATTGAAAAACAATGTGGTCTACTTGTGAATAAAGTCTATTAG